A single region of the Streptomyces sp. NBC_01803 genome encodes:
- a CDS encoding SUKH-3 domain-containing protein: MISDTHGPVPPVLRHRRDGILPTTAAALSVPARAQALTGTASRAAAAPDLHPVVADILDGLGTGQRERHLGRCPEPFLLSRCLTEAAAHDLTAARIALADAGITTRHIREDGDPQHGEYAPHCRSCAVLLARLGVRSVSAAPDVAVAMSADAPAAGGPWSAGSADQALTAGGWSPGRRHAARAERWADVLSGHRSPQGHPHTLFPAAFETWAELGALTLSPQGPGQAYAATGVVIDPLRGLHWARTLGELGRALGTELCPLGEEAGGTALLVVDRDGRLYCVDHTGDWYLGPDVLSGLTTLLTGAAPHRLVAAAAAF, from the coding sequence GTGATATCGGATACCCACGGCCCGGTGCCTCCCGTGCTCCGGCACCGCCGCGACGGCATTCTGCCGACCACGGCCGCCGCGCTGTCCGTTCCCGCCCGCGCCCAGGCGCTCACCGGGACCGCGAGCCGCGCCGCCGCCGCCCCCGACCTCCACCCGGTGGTCGCGGACATCCTCGACGGGCTCGGCACGGGGCAGCGCGAGCGCCACCTCGGCCGCTGCCCCGAGCCGTTCCTGCTCTCCCGCTGCCTCACCGAGGCGGCAGCCCACGACCTCACCGCCGCCCGGATCGCCCTGGCGGACGCCGGGATCACCACGCGGCACATCCGCGAGGACGGCGACCCGCAGCACGGCGAGTACGCCCCGCACTGCCGCTCCTGCGCCGTGCTGCTCGCGCGCCTCGGCGTGCGCAGCGTCAGCGCCGCGCCGGACGTGGCGGTGGCGATGTCGGCCGACGCGCCCGCCGCGGGCGGCCCGTGGTCGGCGGGCAGCGCCGACCAGGCCCTGACCGCCGGGGGCTGGAGCCCGGGTCGGCGGCACGCGGCCCGCGCCGAGCGGTGGGCGGACGTGCTCAGCGGCCACCGTTCGCCGCAGGGCCACCCGCACACGCTGTTCCCGGCCGCCTTCGAGACGTGGGCCGAGCTCGGCGCGCTGACGCTGTCGCCGCAGGGCCCCGGGCAGGCGTACGCGGCGACCGGCGTCGTCATCGACCCGCTGCGCGGCCTGCACTGGGCCCGCACCCTGGGCGAACTCGGCCGCGCGCTGGGCACCGAGCTGTGCCCGCTGGGCGAGGAGGCCGGCGGCACGGCGTTGCTCGTGGTGGACCGCGACGGACGGCTGTACTGCGTGGACCACACGGGCGACTGGTATCTGGGCCCGGACGTGCTCAGCGGTCTCACGACGCTGCTGACCGGCGCCGCGCCGCACCGCCTGGTGGCCGCCGCGGCGGCGTTCTGA
- a CDS encoding nucleoside triphosphate pyrophosphohydrolase, translated as MTTSPSDSSPSPASPVSAASPAPSAPAGRIVLLTTTHRVAPGLLSWPAWQALRDADLVLCRDTAHPQLPYLKEAGIAVEAVATIDADRVVGAGAGGRLVVVLTSAEGEPRLTDGLAALAGSGRATTLPELELLPGSYDLPGARLLDLVQVMDRIRAVCPWASTQTSEDLAPYGVEEMYELIEAIEAGDRAELREELGDVLLQVVFHARIAAEDTEEPFDIDDVAGGIVAKLIHRHPHVFGDERAETADDVKALWLRAKAAEKGRTSVTDGIPLGQPGLALAAKLSARARTAGVDVPLPPAPAGDFGYRLLALATEAEAAGTDPETALRTAARAYRDAIRAAEARPARQE; from the coding sequence GTGACCACTTCCCCGTCTGATTCGTCCCCCTCCCCCGCATCCCCCGTTTCCGCCGCCTCCCCCGCGCCGTCCGCTCCGGCCGGCCGGATCGTGCTGCTGACCACCACCCACCGGGTGGCCCCCGGGCTGCTGTCCTGGCCCGCCTGGCAGGCCCTGCGCGACGCCGACCTGGTGCTGTGCCGGGACACGGCGCACCCGCAGCTTCCTTATCTGAAGGAGGCCGGGATCGCGGTGGAGGCCGTCGCCACCATCGACGCGGACCGGGTGGTGGGCGCGGGCGCGGGCGGGCGCCTGGTCGTGGTGCTGACCTCGGCCGAGGGCGAGCCGCGCCTGACCGACGGGCTGGCTGCACTGGCCGGCTCCGGCCGGGCCACGACCCTGCCCGAGCTGGAGCTGCTGCCCGGCTCCTATGACCTGCCGGGCGCGCGGCTGCTCGACCTGGTGCAGGTGATGGACCGCATCCGCGCCGTGTGCCCCTGGGCGTCGACACAGACGAGTGAGGACCTCGCGCCGTACGGCGTGGAGGAGATGTACGAGCTGATCGAGGCCATCGAGGCGGGCGACCGGGCGGAGCTGCGCGAGGAGCTGGGGGACGTGCTGCTCCAGGTCGTCTTCCACGCCAGGATCGCGGCCGAGGACACCGAGGAGCCGTTCGACATCGACGACGTGGCGGGCGGCATCGTGGCGAAGCTGATCCACCGCCACCCGCACGTGTTCGGCGACGAGCGGGCCGAGACGGCGGACGACGTGAAGGCGCTGTGGCTGCGCGCGAAGGCGGCGGAGAAGGGCCGGACCTCGGTCACGGACGGCATCCCGCTGGGCCAGCCCGGCCTGGCGCTCGCGGCGAAGCTCTCCGCCCGCGCCCGGACGGCCGGCGTCGACGTGCCGCTGCCCCCCGCCCCGGCCGGCGACTTCGGCTACCGCCTGCTGGCCCTGGCCACCGAGGCGGAAGCCGCCGGCACCGACCCCGAAACGGCCCTGCGCACCGCGGCCCGCGCCTACCGCGACGCGATCCGCGCGGCGGAGGCGCGGCCCGCCCGGCAGGAGTGA
- a CDS encoding SMI1/KNR4 family protein, with protein sequence MTTGRLGQQAAPPNRAYAGQVVQFPDPVRAARFPHGVRVDADGLPDFSPYARAAAEIADPPEGFGVDELRLTDYVSANAALHAGGHELWANLPPVATPHGWTWHHVANSRRLELVPVEVKALLRHHGGLATANVDQTKRGTRPLAETKPVHFAVPRSVAVPEDRLRAAEDRLGYRLPEAYRSFLKAAGGCAPVGVALDAELGLLIDQPFFTLREEAAVNDVVYINKCLRDHLTKDYLGVAFAHGGILAVKVKGEDLGSVWLCPYDDARDRDGLTLQQRVADLLLPCGSDFDDFLLRLAGNPPELDTVANLMVDGGFARAVPVEG encoded by the coding sequence ATGACGACAGGTCGGCTCGGGCAACAGGCCGCGCCACCGAACAGGGCCTATGCCGGACAGGTCGTGCAATTCCCCGACCCGGTGCGGGCCGCCCGATTCCCGCACGGAGTCCGCGTGGACGCGGACGGTTTGCCCGATTTCTCACCCTACGCCAGAGCCGCCGCCGAGATCGCTGATCCGCCGGAGGGCTTCGGCGTGGACGAGCTGCGGCTGACCGACTACGTGTCGGCCAACGCCGCGCTGCACGCCGGGGGCCACGAGCTGTGGGCCAACCTGCCGCCCGTCGCCACGCCGCACGGCTGGACCTGGCACCACGTGGCGAACTCGCGGCGGCTGGAGCTGGTGCCGGTCGAGGTGAAGGCGCTGCTGCGGCACCACGGTGGCCTGGCGACGGCGAACGTCGACCAGACCAAGCGCGGCACCCGCCCGCTGGCCGAGACCAAGCCCGTGCACTTCGCCGTGCCGCGCTCGGTCGCCGTGCCGGAGGACCGGCTGCGCGCCGCGGAGGACCGGCTCGGATACCGGCTGCCGGAGGCGTACCGCTCGTTCCTCAAGGCGGCCGGCGGCTGCGCGCCGGTCGGCGTGGCGCTCGACGCGGAGCTGGGGCTGCTGATCGACCAGCCGTTCTTCACGCTGCGCGAGGAGGCCGCGGTCAACGACGTGGTCTACATCAACAAATGCCTGCGCGACCACCTCACCAAGGACTACCTGGGCGTCGCGTTCGCCCACGGCGGCATCCTCGCGGTGAAGGTCAAGGGCGAGGACCTGGGCTCCGTCTGGCTGTGCCCGTACGACGACGCGCGGGACCGGGACGGCCTGACTCTCCAGCAGCGGGTCGCCGATCTGCTGCTGCCCTGCGGCTCGGACTTCGACGACTTCCTGCTGCGGCTGGCGGGGAACCCGCCGGAGCTGGACACGGTGGCGAATCTGATGGTCGACGGCGGATTCGCGCGCGCCGTCCCGGTGGAGGGATGA